A portion of the Micromonospora tarapacensis genome contains these proteins:
- a CDS encoding serpin family protein has translation MVSRRSVLRAVPLAAAALTAAPGHPRWLTGSSTSTDPVRVPPDPATTEAAATAVRGFTADLYRTIASSHAGGNVVCAPYSVQLALAMARAGAGSTTADEMDAVLHAPHPRPGALDSGLNTVDQSLAARFQGGDGVRQPRVTTANAVWTRLDLGLRSGFRDTLAGYYGAVAHPVDFRGAPEAARQEINTWVSDRTNAKIPELLAPDSVRTDTSLMLTNTAYLKAAWYYPFRASATVEEPFTRDDGTVVQVPMMRGPFDRMGHVLGDGWRAVDVPLAGDGLAMAIVMPTRDNLAAVEANLDAAWLGALFTGFQFTDIQLRMPRWTFRLPAQLGAALSGLGMPTAFTSYADFTGMSTTDPALCIDDVVHETFIGVDEKGVEAAAASAVIIRPPSIPQGPQFFVNRPFLYVIHDRFTGVPLFLGRVHDPLATGPA, from the coding sequence ATGGTCTCGCGTCGATCGGTCCTGCGGGCGGTACCGCTCGCGGCTGCTGCCCTCACCGCCGCCCCAGGTCATCCCCGTTGGCTCACCGGGTCGTCCACGTCGACGGATCCGGTCCGCGTACCCCCGGACCCGGCCACGACCGAGGCCGCCGCGACCGCGGTACGCGGCTTCACCGCCGACCTCTACCGCACGATCGCGTCGAGCCACGCGGGCGGCAACGTGGTGTGTGCGCCGTACTCGGTTCAACTGGCGCTCGCGATGGCCAGGGCAGGCGCCGGATCGACCACTGCGGACGAGATGGATGCCGTGCTGCACGCGCCGCATCCGCGACCCGGCGCGCTCGACAGCGGGCTGAACACCGTCGACCAGTCGCTCGCCGCGCGGTTCCAGGGTGGCGACGGAGTGCGGCAGCCCCGGGTGACCACGGCCAACGCCGTGTGGACCCGGCTCGATCTGGGCCTGCGGTCCGGGTTCCGGGACACCCTGGCCGGCTACTACGGCGCGGTCGCGCACCCGGTGGACTTCCGTGGTGCGCCGGAAGCGGCCCGCCAGGAGATCAACACCTGGGTGTCCGACCGGACCAACGCGAAGATCCCGGAGCTGTTGGCCCCGGACTCGGTGCGCACCGACACCAGCCTGATGCTGACCAACACGGCCTACCTCAAGGCGGCCTGGTACTACCCCTTCCGGGCGTCGGCCACCGTGGAGGAACCGTTCACCCGGGACGACGGCACGGTCGTCCAGGTGCCGATGATGCGCGGCCCGTTCGACCGGATGGGGCACGTCCTGGGCGACGGTTGGCGGGCGGTCGACGTGCCGCTCGCGGGCGACGGGCTGGCCATGGCCATCGTCATGCCGACCCGCGACAACCTCGCCGCGGTCGAGGCGAACCTCGACGCGGCGTGGCTGGGCGCATTGTTCACCGGCTTCCAGTTCACCGACATCCAACTGCGGATGCCCCGGTGGACGTTCCGCCTGCCGGCCCAGTTGGGCGCGGCGCTGAGCGGGCTCGGCATGCCCACGGCGTTCACGTCGTACGCCGACTTCACCGGCATGAGCACCACCGACCCGGCGCTGTGCATCGACGACGTGGTGCACGAGACGTTCATCGGGGTGGACGAGAAGGGTGTCGAGGCGGCAGCCGCGTCGGCAGTCATCATCCGGCCGCCGTCGATCCCGCAGGGACCGCAGTTCTTCGTGAACCGGCCGTTCCTGTACGTCATCCATGACCGGTTCACCGGCGTACCGCTGTTCCTCGGCCGGGTCCACGACCCGCTGGCCACCGGCCCAGCCTGA
- a CDS encoding NADPH-dependent FMN reductase gives MISGSVRRERMGPTIAGWVAAALDTSIEVDRIDVADVTLPDDSLLFPGGGPKSEIADRIAAADAFVFVTPEYNHSYPASLKRLIDWHYGEWRLKPATIVAYGAQGRHAAIEHLRGVLAELSVVTTRRVTGLREPWASLDGQGRYAPDADLTRGLTASLTELRWWAEVLADARRDRPLST, from the coding sequence GTGATCTCGGGCAGCGTCCGCAGGGAACGGATGGGCCCGACGATCGCCGGCTGGGTCGCCGCCGCCCTGGACACGTCGATCGAGGTCGACCGGATCGACGTCGCCGACGTCACCCTGCCCGACGACAGCCTTCTCTTTCCCGGCGGCGGGCCGAAAAGCGAGATCGCCGACCGGATAGCCGCAGCCGACGCGTTCGTGTTCGTCACGCCGGAGTACAACCACAGCTACCCTGCCTCGCTCAAACGCCTGATCGACTGGCACTACGGTGAGTGGCGCCTCAAGCCCGCGACCATCGTGGCCTACGGCGCGCAGGGCAGGCACGCCGCGATCGAGCACCTGCGCGGGGTGCTGGCCGAACTGAGCGTCGTGACGACCCGCCGAGTCACGGGCCTGCGGGAGCCGTGGGCATCCCTCGACGGCCAGGGCCGGTACGCGCCGGACGCGGACCTCACCCGTGGCCTGACCGCGAGCCTGACCGAGCTGCGATGGTGGGCCGAGGTGCTGGCCGACGCCCGCCGTGACCGGCCCCTCTCGACCTGA
- a CDS encoding ABC transporter ATP-binding protein, which produces MTGIVEVRNLSFSYGRRRALTGASWTIGPGVTALLGPNGSGKTTLIKCMVGLARPSHGEVIIDGRDVSDGKAAQEVLGYVPQNPSLPGLARVRDLVAYAAWLSGMEAARTDAAVEAALSKMQALDLASRRIRTLSGGQRQRVALATGIVHDPRILILDEPTVGLDPGQRLKVRQVIQQFATERPVVLSTHMTEDVEHLADSVGVLVDGKIQYQGPISQLTIPEASDDGRPGSPFERAYDDLIVSLGGSE; this is translated from the coding sequence GTGACCGGGATCGTTGAGGTTCGAAACCTGTCATTCTCGTACGGGAGGCGTCGGGCTCTGACCGGCGCCTCCTGGACGATCGGTCCGGGGGTGACCGCCCTGCTGGGTCCGAACGGGTCGGGAAAGACTACATTGATCAAGTGCATGGTGGGTCTGGCACGGCCCAGCCATGGTGAAGTGATCATCGACGGCCGGGACGTCAGTGACGGTAAGGCGGCTCAGGAGGTGCTTGGGTACGTACCGCAGAACCCGTCGCTTCCGGGTTTGGCCAGGGTGCGCGACCTCGTCGCCTACGCGGCCTGGCTGAGCGGGATGGAAGCGGCGCGGACGGACGCGGCAGTCGAGGCAGCCTTGAGCAAGATGCAGGCTTTGGACCTGGCCTCTCGGAGGATCCGCACCCTCAGCGGCGGGCAGCGGCAACGGGTAGCTCTGGCCACCGGAATTGTGCATGATCCGCGCATTCTCATCCTCGACGAGCCCACTGTGGGTCTCGACCCGGGGCAGCGGCTCAAGGTACGGCAGGTGATTCAGCAGTTCGCCACCGAGCGGCCGGTGGTGCTGTCGACGCACATGACCGAGGATGTCGAGCACCTCGCGGACTCGGTCGGTGTCCTGGTAGACGGAAAGATTCAGTACCAGGGCCCGATCTCGCAGCTGACCATTCCCGAGGCGTCTGACGATGGCCGCCCTGGGTCGCCGTTCGAGCGGGCCTACGATGATCTGATCGTGTCCCTCGGCGGTTCCGAGTGA
- a CDS encoding transposase domain-containing protein yields the protein MAGVTRIVKAARDRLPDRVAIGVLTKTFPPELVDAVVDQAQAREQRKRSLPARLTMYFALAM from the coding sequence GTGGCTGGTGTGACTCGTATCGTCAAGGCAGCGCGGGATCGGTTACCGGATCGGGTGGCGATCGGGGTGTTGACCAAGACGTTCCCGCCGGAGTTGGTGGACGCGGTGGTTGATCAGGCGCAGGCGCGGGAGCAGCGGAAACGGTCGTTGCCGGCCCGGCTGACCATGTACTTCGCCCTGGCGATGTGA
- a CDS encoding MerR family transcriptional regulator — protein sequence MTALGRSTRTFSVSEVAVDGGVAPSAVRFYENHGVITAVRTSGNQRRFDESAACRIQVAKLAQRAGLSVREIAALFADLSADPTPEEWAGVAGRLVAEVEERVRKLKAQLAAMESGAKLCEIGRDDPAR from the coding sequence ATGACAGCTCTCGGACGGTCCACCCGGACGTTCAGTGTGAGTGAGGTCGCCGTTGACGGCGGCGTCGCGCCCTCCGCCGTGCGGTTCTACGAGAACCACGGGGTCATCACGGCGGTACGCACTTCGGGCAACCAACGTCGCTTCGACGAATCCGCCGCGTGCCGGATCCAGGTGGCCAAACTCGCCCAGCGGGCGGGCCTGAGTGTGCGCGAGATCGCCGCACTCTTTGCCGACCTGTCGGCCGACCCGACGCCCGAGGAGTGGGCGGGTGTCGCCGGTCGGCTGGTGGCCGAGGTCGAGGAGCGGGTACGCAAGCTCAAGGCGCAACTCGCGGCGATGGAGTCGGGAGCCAAGTTGTGCGAGATCGGGCGGGACGACCCCGCACGATGA